The DNA window TGTTTCTTGCCACCCTCTCATTGTCACTCGTTCTAATCGGTCTCAAGGTAAGTAAAACGATATTGCCTCCATACAGTTCCTTTCTTGCCTGAGATTACGAGTGTTTCCATTGGgtactgtaaaaaaaaccctgtctTATCTGGTAGAGGACGTTTAACCGGAAGTCCCCTTTTCCATCTCAACCTCCATGTGTTGAGAGTTGTAAAGATCCTGGCCCGTGGTACCTTTAGTGACGGTGCTTTCACACTAACTCATGAATGTAAACTGCGTGGGGCAGTCCACGCCTTTACTGAAAAGTAAAGTCAATCGTATGTGAAGCGTGTTTGATCATGTCCAACAAACATTATATTTTTAGATATTAaactatataaaaatatagaattgataaataataatactatacataaaaatattaaagtgTGCTAATGTAAGATTGTGTTGTTAGGGATTTAGAGGTCCCTGGTACCGCTACTTTTTCCGATTCGTTCTTCTTTTCTCGTACATTATTCCACTGAGGTAAGTTATCTCTTATTTACACACAGTAAGCAGATCTTGTACATACTGTTGTCTTCTCCTTGGGATAGTATGATTCTTCCTTGAAATATATTTCCTAAATAAACAGGGTGTGGAATATGTGTTTTGAGCTGTATATATTAAAGTATAAAAATCCCTGCGTGATTTATAACTCAGCctttcatttgtttttttttttcacactcTCTGTGCAAGCACGTATTTTTGTGTAAGCCATGGTGTGGGTAAAGTATTTTACTTATACAGGTCGGGTTTGTGTTTTCAGTCTTCATGTAAACCTTGGTATGGGTAAAGTATTGTACTTAGGTTGTGATTGTGATGTCAGTCTTCGTGTAAGTCTTGATATGGGTAAAGTATTTACTTATACAggttgtgtttgtgttcttagTCTTCGTGTAAGCCTTGACATGGGCAAGGTTGTGTACTCTTGGATGATCGCTCATGATAAGGATATCCCCGGTACCGTTGTACGGAGCAGCACCATCCCTGAGGAACTAGGCCGCATTGGCTACCTTCTGACAGACAAGACAGGCACACTGACACAGAATGAAATGGTGGGTACTCGCTCACAAACCCCCATCGAAAAGCTGGTTTATTACCCACACGTTATGAGCCTCAGGTTGTTCCACCACTTACAAGTTATGGGCCCCAGGTTCTTTCCACCACTTACAGGTTATGGGTCCAAGCCTTTCTCCAAGGTTCTCCCACCACTTACAGGTTATGGTCCCCAGGTCTTTCCCACCACTTACAGGTTATCGGCTAAGGTTCTCCACCACTTACAGGTTATGGGCCTCAGGTTCTCCCCACCACTTACAGGTTATGGACCCTAGGTTGTTCCACCACTTACAGGTTATGTGCCCCAGGTTCTCCCACCACTTACAGGTTATGGGCCCCAGGTTCTCCCCACCACTTAAATGTTATGGACCTCAGATTCACCTTACCACTACAGGTATAGGCCCCACGTTGTCCCACCACTTACAGGTTATTGGTCCAAGGTTCTCCCACCACTTACAGGTTATGGACCTTAGATTCATCCTACCACTACAGGTATAGGCCCCAGGTTCTCCCACCACTTACAGGTTATATGCCTCCAGGTTCTCCCACCATTTACAGGTTATGGTCCCAGGTTCTCTCGCCATTTACAGGTTAATGGGTCCAAGCTTTCCCTTTAGTCGGTAGAAAATACAACATTTCTTATAAAAGGAAAATCCAAGCATTAAACTTCTGTGTCCCTTCAAGATAtttcaattagaaatatttcgTTCGTTCATTCATGAAATCTCTCTAGAAATAGTGATCATGGTCTGGTGAATAATTGATTATgtactatttgaaaaataactTCCTCTTCCTTCTTGTCGAATAAATTAAATTGATGAGTGGTTTTAAAGTCCACTCGCCTGttctttttttgcattttctaAAGCCGGCGATGCATATATACTTGTAAAGCACGGAAATTGAACTAGCTTATCAGGAAGTCCAGTAAAAGATGCTAGGGTAGAATAACATAGATTAGTAAtttagtaataaaaaaaaccgcAAGAGGGGGGaataattttatattttcccCCCATAATTTCCCCATAACTTTTaagttttaaaattatttttcccCCAGGTATTCAAACGTCTTCATCTTGGGACCGTCTCATTCGGAACAGATTCTATGGAAGAGGTATTTGTTACCAACACctcttattgttttcatttaatattgaAAGGTACACGATGGGCTAAAATCtcaaataaccatctaaaaacaaagttttatactttatttaccaaatccaatcgaaaatatcttaTTGGTTTCCGCAAaccagccgatggaaatggatgctttttcgcaCTTGGttctttgctaggatgacaaaatggcggccgacagaggctgtttaagATTTATAATATGAATATAGTGAGAAGTTCATCACCTTTCTCACCAATGGTCCTTTTCTATAACATGATTGGAATTTTCTAGCCTCAGTAAAGAGTGTTTCTAAGGGGAGAGGTTAAAGCAATAGTTTTCTCGGAGGTAGAGTAGAGACACAGGTGGATACAATTCAGCTGGGAAGACTAAATGAGAGAAGGAGGAGAATTTGTAGAAGCTTTTTGTCGGGGCTAGGAGGTTCAGCTCAGGTTACTGGAGGGAAGGGTGTAGGGTCAATCGGGAGAAGGGAGAGAGGAAGGAGTAATCGGCGGCACCAGGGCCCTTTATAGGGCATAGATGTTAATGTAGGTTGAAGAATGGCCCTTCCTTTACGTAAGAAAAGCATAAGCTGGCGGCCAAACTAGCAAGATATTTTGCTTCACTTGATGATAGTTTTACACTTTTTACAGGTAAAAACTCATCTCAAGTCATCTTATGCAGTGGGGAGCAGCACGGCATCACGAAAGGCCGCCGCAAGCATCGCGAAGGTACTACCATCACAGACCTGTATTTTCAACTGAAATGTATAGTACCGCTCACGAACATAGGGACACTGTTCGCGAAACTTTCGCGAAcaacgttcgcgaaattcgcgaacatatagactgttcgcgaacagatgCAAAATAAACGGTTTGACGAACGGTAACGTGTGATCCAGGGCTTAATAACAGCTGGAACAGcgagaagccatttatttgacaaagacttgtattagacaGAGAATTAGGtctgttcgcgaacactgTGTTCGCGAACATCAGCTGTTCGCGAAcgttgttcgcgaatttcgcgaacaatTTCGCGAACATATGTCCACATGTTCGAGAGCGGTACTGTAGAACAACCGTGGAGTGAGGCCCAAAAGTGCCATAGGGAAACCAACATGCATCATTTCAAATTcaatagaccgttttcacgatgttgcgcgcgcatccaaaatgccccagactggcgggccacaGCTATGATCTAAAATGCGGACGAAGGGGAGTTTGACTTAAGCGCCTAAACTCCGCGAAAAAACACTCTGGCAGCATTTTCTATAGCTTCTTCTGTAAACCCCACTTCGTACGCAATTTCAGATCAGGTGTGCCTACTCTATAGACGACTTTGAAAGGGACTAACATCacatgactttttgagtggcacACTCGTGAGCGTTTCTGCTTTTTTCGGTAAACAAccaaaagcaacttattcggTTCTTAAGAATTAGTCAGAAATAgctaattttcttttctttttcaacgCCCCAGGAGTCTCGGTCGCAGCcattgttgtgtttatttttgacTGAGTTTGTCAacaaaaaggtcacgtgatttcttagatCGAGTCTATTGAAGCAAATATCTTCCCTCATATCTTCCACATAGTTTTTTCATTGCCTCATCGGCCCGCACCGGCGCTTAGTTACTTTATCTCTTCCCTTTCATGTTCCTTTTGTTTCATCACCGACTTGTCCGTTTTGCTTCAATCTTTACCTCATTGTCTTCGCCTCACTACCTCGCTGGCTTTCTGTCCGTTATTTCATGGTCATAACCTCGTTATCTTGTTGGCCTCACTTCGCGGTCTCGTCGGGTTAACTCCGTTATCTCTTCGGATCCGAAATGCCAGCATCGCTTTGAATTCTTCCCGAAAGCCAGCGTTCATCACTGAATAGATCAGCGGATTCACGCAGCTTGCCAAGCCCGCGCATCCTGTGTAAACAAGATAGACCCATCGATCTTGGGAAAACTGACCATTGATCGAGTTTATAACGTCGATGGCAACGAATGGGCTCCAACAGACAAGAAAACCCAACAAAATCGCGAATAACATTTTAGTTAGTTTTATCTCGGAGATGCCAAATGGCCCAGGCGTTTCTTCTCGAGCGTCCTGGACCGCGACCTTATTGTGATTACGCACGGACTTGTATACTTTATAATAGCAAAACGTTATCGTACAAAAAGGCAGAAACACCACTAGTGTAATCGTAGAAACAGCGTAGAGAGTGCTGGCATTATTTAAGTCGAAGAAGCACATTGCCTTACCAGGGTGATAGACGTAGCGATGGCCCGTTAGTAAATAAATGATAGGAGGAAGAAAAGCAAGTCCCCAAACAAGAGATATTCTCCTTAGCGTAGACGCGCGGGTAAACGTGGAAGCGTATCGTGACGCAGTCCAGGTTATTTTGCAGTAACGGTTAATTGCTGTTAGCATTATCGTGAGAAGCGACACCGTTCCTAGAAATGTCCCTATGAACCCCTGGTATTGGCAGAGGGCATCCCCGAATACCCACTTGCCCGCGATCACTGTTACAAGACTCAGCGGCATTCCTATAGAAGCCATGAGCATGTCGGAGACAGCCAATGAAATGATGTAATAGTTTGGTATGGTTCGAAGGCTGGGTTTTCTGCGAACGGCCCAAACAACCAGTAAATTTCCGAGAAACGCGAGAAGTTCCAGGAAGGCTGCGCCAAAGCACTCAATGAACTTGAGCCAGCTTTCTCTGTTAGCGACTTGGCGTGTCAGGCGGTTGTGGCCAGTTTCTAGCGTTTCGTTCATGTTCTTTGTTAGTCTCGAACGGGCTGTTTTTATCTGCCTAAAAATGCGAATTTTATACTTAAGTTAGCAATGCAAAATAACATCGAGAGGTTCTCTGGTTTAGTTATTTAAAGGAGGAGCGTCACGGTAACTCGCAAGACGGGAAGCCTGTGaactatttttcaaaatagccaatcagagatgCCCATTATACGAGAGTATCGGGTAACAAAAATTGCAAGATAATCGCGTTAGTTAATTGTACTGTTTGTTATGACTCAAACCACCTGAGAAATCTCTGGgtttttttatgaaataaGCGGTCCCTGGAGTTACGCTTCGGTGCATTGCGTGGCTGAACAAACAAATTACACTTCTCTACTAACAAAATATTCTAACTTTGCCGGTTATTCTTCAAAGGTGATGATTGTGACTGTGACTAGGAATAAGCAGAGACCACCAGTAGCAACAATATCCGAGATAAAGAGGAGAGACATATGCAATAAATAAACCTTGCACTAAAAGTCTTACCAATCATATTATTCGTGTCAGCATTGAATATTCGCTTACCCTTCTATTAAAGATGCTGAGTATAGATACTGAACTACAGATGGCAACTAAATGTTTAATACTTAATGTGTTAAACTGTGGAACTAAAGCTTCGTGGATAGACTTTCATAGCCTTAACAGTGCTACGCGCGCTTACCCCTTACCAGTATAGATACTGAACTACAGATGGCAACTAAATGTTTAATACTTAATGTGTTAAACTGTGGAACTAAAGCTTCGTGGATAGACTTTCATAGCCTTAACAGTGCTACGCGCGCTTACCTCTGCTATACTCGTTCTCAGCAAACGCGCGTgtcaagataaaaaaaaaaaacttcgcTTTCGAAATTGTTTTTGGTGGACGTCAATTAAGCCTTTTCCATCCAACTCATATTAGTGTTTGTTGAGTGGTTGCAGAAAATCATTGCCTTGTGTTtgctctttctttttattttccaaaaaTAACCTTGCCGGTAAagagccgccattttgaaaaagaagaagGCTGGTGTAACAACCAAGTGAGGCTAGTTCTGCCTTTTTATAAAGTATTTTGTGTATGCTTTGGAATCATTATTTTTCCATTTGTGTTATGCAACTCAACCATCTGTCGCATGGCAGTATCTAATGAAATATTTGCAATGTTCAACTTTAAGCGTTTTTAATTTCTTTGCCATATTccaaaattaaagaaaaaagaaaaacacaaaatagcaata is part of the Nematostella vectensis chromosome 13, jaNemVect1.1, whole genome shotgun sequence genome and encodes:
- the LOC125559075 gene encoding melatonin-related receptor-like; amino-acid sequence: MLMASIGMPLSLVTVIAGKWVFGDALCQYQGFIGTFLGTVSLLTIMLTAINRYCKITWTASRYASTFTRASTLRRISLVWGLAFLPPIIYLLTGHRYVYHPGKAMCFFDLNNASTLYAVSTITLVVFLPFCTITFCYYKVYKSVRNHNKVAVQDAREETPGPFGISEIKLTKMLFAILLGFLVCWSPFVAIDVINSINGQFSQDRWVYLVYTGCAGLASCVNPLIYSVMNAGFREEFKAMLAFRIRRDNGVNPTRPRSEANKITS